In Trifolium pratense cultivar HEN17-A07 linkage group LG7, ARS_RC_1.1, whole genome shotgun sequence, a genomic segment contains:
- the LOC123894435 gene encoding protein TIC236, chloroplastic-like, whose protein sequence is MNNTSFFGIKFHSSLKGYNAITFNTSNHLQLKRRRRSLLQKTKRWCTVSAKHGNPIRQDFSFCCQNVNFLRLHHVSINGSRLKCSNKEPRFSSPFFIPLWKEGIFLIRVCVYTVVISGLCLLVWFGSNKVKGYVETKLLPSVCLVISKQIQRDFRIGKVRKISPLSLTLESCSFGPHKEEFSCGEAPIVKLRLHPFVSLMRGKVVVDAVLSNPSVLIVQKKDYSWLGIPNTEGGIKRNLPTEEGIDHRTRTKRLAREEAAARSAGERDDAAREAAEMGYFVSESFQGDDLQETQVHSRGTTDSSSFFCMNEGKHSHHCVDKGVDYEMKHGDLEKPFRVKFPGSSGLKFWSRLIKRHWKHKFKRKSKRSDLSASGVAIKRRILENSASAARSYFRSHSMNPDTHLVKNDVDIITESAASDDDDKCIIAEHVDEVDVLQPEDLTKTLPITLDAVHFRGATVMLLAYGDSEVREMENVNGHVKFRNHYSHINLHLSGDCKPWRSDVTCKDGGWLSANVFVDITEQNWHTNLKVDNLYAPLFERILEIPITWSKGRASGEVHLCMSKGETFPNLHGQLDVTGLNFQLLDAPSCFSNISASLCFRVQRIFLHNACGWFGSIPLEASGDFGIHPEEGELHIMCQVPGVEVNDLMRTFNMKSFSFPLAGSVTALINCQGPLDNPVFVGTGMVSRTLSSLHVDTPATVASEALAKSKEAGALAAFDRVPFSYISANFTFNTDNCVADLYGIRASLVDGGEIRGAGTAWICPEGEEDETAIDVNFSGSLDIEKIMLHYIPNYHSLMPLKLGVLHGETKISGSLSKPTLDIKWTAPSAEGSFSDARGDILISHDFVTVNSASAAFDLYMKVRTYRSDDISLTREDFCPKATPFTFDGIEIDLNMHGFEFFRLVTTYTLDFPKPLLLKATGRVKFQGKLLEPSCTMMEQNFDNNGQHLHILEKGSADYLVGEVSISGLKLNQLMLAPQLSGLLRLSPECIKLDASGRPDESLEVEFIGPLQSSDEDGLQSGQLLSISLQKGKLGASVSIQQSHSASLEIQNFPLDELELASLRGTIQRAEIQVNLQKRRGHGILSVLQPKFIGVLGKSLDVAARWIGDVITIEKVIFEQSNSHYELQGEYVLPRACDRNPVDGKEDGFLKRLISRHLGSVISSTGRWRMKLEVCRGEIAEMLPLARLLSRSTDPTVLSRSKDFFIQSLQSMGLYSTSSQQLLELIRGHHAPSHDAVPEDLNLPDLFDIKGRWHGSLDASGGGNGDTLSKFDFHGEDWELGDYKTQRVLVVGAYSNDYGMHLENFFIQNDNATVHADGTLLGHKTNLHFAILNFPVSLVPTVAQLVESTATGSVHSFGPPLAVIKGILHMEGDLRGSLTNPECDVQIRLLDGSIGGVDLERAEVVASLTPTSRFLFNAKFEPIIQHGHVLIQGSIPVTFDQSNMLQQDAELDKSRASLVPDWVREKNRGTTADARNNNIFRDRNEEVWNTQLAKSLEGLYSQILDVEEVRVDADIKDGGMMLVTALSPYANWLHGKADVMLKVQGTVDQPLLNGYAIFHRASISSPVFRKPLTNFGGTVQMKSNKLSITSLESRLSRKGKLLVKGNLPLRASEATVDDKIELKCDVLEVHAKNTLSGQIDTQLQITGSILQPIISGNIKLSHGEVYLPHDGGNGDGPTFASNQSALSAGSSDSQAFPSRYISQYFGSRPASSTTKSSQSSTFVNESTHADKDTEKMKIKPSIETRLSDLKLVLGPELKIVYPLILIFTVSGELELNGLSNPKCITPKGILVLENGEVELLATQVRLKREHLNIAKFEPEYGLDPMLDLALVGSQCQYRIQGRASNWQSSVEQDTLSPNEAVRKLESQLAESILKGNGQLALGKLATATLEKIMPRIEGKGEFGKARWRVVYSPQVPSLKSAGATADTFEFLASNLTFGTDVEVQLGKRLQARVIRQMKESEMATQWSLSYQLTSRLNLRLQSSPLLCIFFEYYATT, encoded by the exons ATGAACAACACATCATTCTTCGGTATCAAGTTTCATTCTTCTCTCAAAGGTTACAATGCTATCACTTTCAACACTAGCAATCATTTGCAGttaaagagaagaagaagaagcttaTTGCAGAAAACTAAAAGGTGGTGCACTGTATCTGCCAAACATGGAAACCCAATAAGGCaagattttagtttttgttgtcAAAATGTTAACTTTTTAAGGTTACACCATGTTTCCATAAATGGGTCTAGGTTGAAATGTTCCAATAAGGAACCACGtttttcttctcctttcttCATCCCTTTGTGGAAAGAAGGGATTTTTTTGATTAGGGTATGTGTTTATACTGTTGTTATATCTGGTTTGTGTctgttggtttggtttggaaGTAATAAAGTTAAGGGTTATGTTGAAACCAAACTATTGCCTTCTGTTTGTTTAGTAATTAGTAAGCAAATTCAGCGCGATTTTCGCATTGGAAAGGTTAGAAAAATCTCTCCTTTGAGTTTGACATTGGAGTCATGTTCATTTGGGCCTCATAAAGAGGAGTTTTCTTGTGGTGAGGCTCCTATTGTTAAGCTTCGGCTTCACCCTTTTGTTAGTTTGATGAGGGGAAAGGTTGTGGTTGATGCAGTTTTGTCAAATCCAAGTGTATTGATTGTGCAGAAGAAGGACTATAGTTGGTTAGGGATACCGAATACTGAAGGCGGTATAAAAAGGAACTTGCCTACAGAAGAAGGGATCGATCATCGGACTAGAACAAAGAGGCTAGCACGAGAGGAAGCTGCGGCCCGGTCAGCGGGCGAACGGGATGATGCAGCTAGGGAAGCTGCAGAGATGGGTTACTTTGTTTCTGAGTCCTTCCAAGGCGATGATTTACAGGAGACTCAAGTTCATTCAAGAGGAACAACCGATTCCAGTTCCTTTTTCTGCATGAATGAAGGGAAGCACAGTCACCATTGTGTAGACAAGGGTGTTGATTATGAAATGAAACATGGAGATTTAGAAAAGCCTTTTAGAGTGAAGTTTCCTGGTTCATCAGGACTTAAGTTTTGGTCCAGACTCATAAAAAGGCATTGGAAGCACAAATTTAAGAGGAAGTCTAAGAGGAGTGACCTCTCTGCATCTGGTGTTGCTATTAAAAGAAGAATTCTCGAAAACAGTGCATCAGCAGCACGTTCATACTTTCGCAGTCATTCTATGAATCCTGATACACATTTGGTAAAAAATGATGTTGACATAATTACAGAATCTGCTGccagtgatgatgatgataaatgtATTATTGCAGAACATGTAGATGAGGTAGATGTTCTGCAGCCTGAAGACCTCACCAAGACTCTTCCCATTACATTGGATGCTGTTCATTTCAGAGGCGCAACTGTGATGCTACTTGCATATGGAGACAGTGAAGTTAG GGAGATGGAGAATGTCAATGGTCATGTGAAGTTTCGTAATCACTACAGCCATATAAATTTACACCTGAGTGGAGATTGTAAGCCATGGAGGTCagatgttacatgcaaagatgGCGGTTGGTTGTCTGCCAATGTTTTTGTTGACATTACTGAGCAAAATTGGCATACTAATTTGAAAGTTGACAATCTTTATGCTCCG CTATTTGAAAGGATCCTAGAAATTCCAATTACATGGTCTAAAGGGAGGGCCAGCGGTGAG GTTCACTTGTGCATGTCTAAAGGTGAAACTTTCCCAAATCTTCATGGACAGCTTGATGTGACCGGATTAAACTTCCAACTATTGGATGCTCCATCATGTTTTTCC AACATATCAGCAAGTTTGTGTTTTCGTGTTCAAAGGATATTTTTACACAATGCATGTGGCTGGTTTGGCAGCATTCCTCTAGAAGCATCAGGAGATTTTGGAATTCACCCCGAGGAAGGCGAATTACATATTATGTGCCAG GTTCCTGGTGTTGAAGTGAATGACTTGATGAGAACTTTCAACATGAAATCTTTCTCCTTCCCG CTAGCAGGATCAGTAACTGCTCTGATTAACTGCCAAGGCCCACTTGATAATCCTGTTTTTGTGGGAACTGGAATGGTTTCTAGGACATTATCTTCTTTACATGTTGACACTCCTGCAACTGTAGCATCTGAAGCACTTGCTAAAAGTAAAGAGGCTGGTGCACTGGCAGCATTTGATCGCGTGCCATTTTCATACATATCTGCCAATTTTACTTTCAACACTGATAACTGT GTTGCCGATTTATATGGAATTAGGGCAAGCCTTGTGGATGGTGGTGAAATTCGAGGGGCTGGAACTGCATGGATATGCCCAGAG GGTGAAGAGGATGAGACAGCAATAGATGTCAACTTTTCTGGAAGTTTAGACATTGAAAAAATCATGCTTCATTACATTCCCAATTATCATAGTTTGATGCCACTCAAACTAGGGGTATTACATGGAGAGACAAAAATTTCGGGATCTCTTTCAAAACC AACACTTGATATAAAATGGACTGCACCTTCTGCAGAAGGGTCTTTTAGTGATGCTAGAGGAGACATCTTAATCTCACATGATTTCGTTACTGTTAATTCTGCTTCAGCTGCATTTGATTTGTATATGAAAGTTCGAACATATCGTTCTGATGATATTTCTCTTACAAGAGAAGATTTTTGTCCAAAAGCTACTCCATTTACTTTTGATGGGATTGAGATTGATCTGAATATGCATGGGTTTGAATTCTTTCGCTTGGTTACTACTTATACATTGGATTTTCCAAAACCTTTGCTCCTGAAAGCTACTGGAAGAGTAAAGTTTCAAGGAAAGCTTTTAGAACCCAGTTGCACTATGATGGAACAAAATTTTGACAATAATGGGCAACATCTACACATATTGGAGAAAGGAAGTGCAGATTATCTCGTTGGTGAGGTTTCAATCTCTGGtctcaaactgaaccaattgatgCTTGCACCTCAGCTGTCTGGGTTGTTGAGACTTTCTCCCGAGTGTATCAAG TTGGATGCCTCTGGTAGGCCTGATGAAAGTCTTGAAGTGGAGTTTATTGGGCCACTACAGTCCAGTGATGAAGATGGTCTGCAAAGTGGACAACTGTTGTCTATTTCACTTCAAAAGGGGAAATTGGGGGCCAGTGTCAGTATCCAACAAAGTCATTCAGCCAGCTTGGAG ATACAAAATTTTCCACTTGATGAGCTGGAGCTTGCTTCTCTCAGGGGAACTATTCAGAGG GCAGAAATCCAGGTTAATCTTCAAAAACGAAGAGGACATGGAATCTTATCTGTACTTCAGCCAAAATTCATTGGTGTTCTTGGTAAATCCCTGGATGTGGCGGCTAGGTGGATTGGAGATGTT ATCACAATTGAAAAAGTTATCTTTGAACAAAGCAACAGTCATTATGAACTTCAAGGTGAATATGTGTTGCCTAGAGCCTGTGATCGTAATCCTGTTGATGGAAAAGAGGACGGCTTTTTAAAAAGGCTAATTTCTAGGCATCTTGGTAGCGTTATATCCTCGACGGGCAGGTGGAGAATGAAACTTGAAGTATGTAGAGGGGAGATTGCTGAGATGCTTCCTCTTGCAAGACTTCTTTCTCGTAGCACAGATCCTACTGTTCTCTCAAGATCAAAG gatttttttattcaaagttTGCAGTCGATGGGATTATATTCAACAAGCTCTCAACAACTGCTTGAG TTAATAAGGGGGCACCATGCTCCATCACATGATGCTGTTCCTGAAGATTTAAATCTGCCCGATTTATTTGATATCAAAGGTCGCTGGCATGGCTCTCTTGATGCAAGTGGTGGAGGGAATGGAGACACCCTG TCAAAATTTGACTTTCACGGTGAGGATTGGGAGTTGGGAGACTATAAAACTCAGCGCGTCTTGGTTGTTGGTGCTTACAGTAATGATTATGGTATGCACCTGGAGAATTTCTTTATCCAGAATGATAATGCCACCGTTCATGCTGATGGAACTTTGTTAGGGCATAAAACCAACCTTCATTTTGCCATCTTAAACTTTCCTGTTAGTCTAGTCCCAACTGTTGCACAGCTTGTTGAGTCTACCGCAACAGGCTCTGTTCATTCTTTTGGGCCTCCATTAGCAGTTATTAAGGGTATCTTGCATATGGAAGGAGATCTTAGAGGAAGTTTAACAAATCCAGAATGTGATGTCCAAATAAGGCTCCTTGATGGTTCCATCGGCGGAGTTGATCTTGAACGAGCAGAAGTTGTTGCTTCTCTAACACCAACCAGTCGTTTTCTATTCAATGCAAAATTTGAACCTATAATCCAACATGGTCATGTACTAATTCAAGGAAGCATTCCGGTTACTTTTGATCAAAGCAACATGTTACAGCAAGATGCAGAATTGGATAAGAGTCGGGCTAGTTTGGTTCCTGATTGGGTGAGGGAGAAAAATAGAGGGACAACTGCTGATGCCAGAAACAATAACATTTTTAGAGACAGAAATGAAGAAGTTTGGAACACACAGTTAGCAAAAAGCCTTGAAGGTTTATATTCGCAAATTTTAGATGTCGAAGAAGTCAGGGTGGATGCCGATATAAAAGATGGGGGAATGATGCTGGTAACAGCTTTATCTCCTTATGCCAATTGGCTTCATGGCAAAGCTGATGTCATGCTTAAG GTGCAAGGTACGGTTGATCAACCATTGCTTAATGGCTATGCAATATTCCATAGGGCGTCTATATCTTCACCAGTGTTTCGGAAGCCGCTAACCAACTTTGGTGGTACTGTTCAAATGAAATCAAACAAGTTATCCATCACCTCACTGGAGAGTAGGCTAAGCAGAAAAGGGAAACTGCTTGTAAAAGGGAACCTTCCTCTCAGAGCTAGTGAAGCAACCGTCGATGACAAAATTGAGTTAAAGTGTGATGTTCTAGAAGTGCATGCGAAAAATACTTTAAG TGGCCAGATTGACACCCAGTTGCAAATAACTGGTTCAATATTGCAACCAATCATTTCTGGGAATATTAAACTTAGTCATGGAGAAGTATATTTGCCACACGATGGGGGTAATGGTGATGGTCCAACATTTGCTTCAAATCAATCTGCACTTTCTGCTGGTAGTAGTGATAGTCAAGCATTTCCTTCAAGATATATTTCACAGTATTTTGGCTCAAGACCTGCTTCTTCGACGACCAAATCTTCTCAATCCTCTACCTTTG TGAATGAGTCGACTCATGCTGATAAGGACACGGAGAAAATGAAGATAAAACCAAGTATAGAAACTCGCCTTAGTGATTTGAAGCTTGTGCTTGGACCAGAATTGAAGATAGTTTATCCTTTGATTCTTATATTTACTGTTAGTGGAGAGCTCGAGTTGAATGGTCTCTCCAATCCCAAATGTATAACACCTAAGGGTATACTGGTACTTGAGAATGGTGAAGTTGAGCTACTAGCAACACAG GTTAGATTAAAACGGGAACATTTGAATATTGCGAAGTTTGAGCCTGAGTATGGACTAGATCCAATGCTAGATTTAGCCTTGGTTGGATCTCAGTGCCAATATAGGATTCAAGGACGGGCTAGCAATTGGCAGAGCAGTGTGGAACAGGATACACTTTCACCTAATGAG GCTGTCAGAAAATTAGAGAGTCAGTTAGCAGAATCCATTTTGAAAGGCAATGGTCAACTTGCCCTTGGAAAACTTGCAACGGCTACTCTTGAAAAAATAATGCCACGGATAGAAGGGAAGGGTGAGTTTGGCAAGGCTAGGTGGAGGGTAGTATACTCACCTCAGGTTCCTAGTTTGAAATCTGCTGGTGCTACGGCAGATACTTTTGAGTTTCTTGCCAGTAATCTAACATTTGGAACAGATGTTGAAGTCCAGCTTGGGAAACGCCTACAG GCCAGAGTAATTAGGCAAATGAAGGAGTCAGAGATGGCAACACAATGGTCCTTGAGCTATCAACTCACAAGTCGCTTGAATCTGCGCCTACAATCCTCTCCATTACTATGCATATTTTTTGAATACTATGCTACAACCTAG